GCTAGTGTGAATATAGTCATATTTGAAAGCTGtaaaatgtccctcaatttggtcTTCCTAGTGCCGTTTCCTTCATATACCTCAGTCTGCATTTTCTCATGTACGCTCACCACCACAACATGACAAACCAAAAAGAACAAGGACCCCAACAGAATCACAAGCACGACGCTTTTAACTCTCCACTTGAGGCGACGGAAAATAAGGCTGGAGAAGTTGGCtattttgaacaaataaaatatgctGAGGCTAGTAGCCAGCCAGATGCTAAAATGATTGCTTACTGTCCAggcaatttgaaaaataattcttactTCTAAGCTATAGAAATCTGGATTGAACAAAGTTGCATACCAATTTATTAATATTACCCAGAGCAAACCAATTCTGGAGACAGCCAGAGCAGCGAGAATGTGATCAACTGAGGAGATCTTTTGTCTCTTGGTCCAGTCAAGGAAGTTCACCAGTGCTATGAAGCCATTGGCAAAATTTCCTAGGAGAAATTCTATTATTACCACGATGGAAAAAATGCTCGGTAGCGCGGTTACCATGtctagaaaggaaaacaaacaaaaaatatctaaGTCTAATGTCTGATGTCGCTGGTTGTGCACCTGATCCCTAAGTGTGCAGTgaagttctcatttcttttaaattctgtgaCCAATGTCAAGCAGGAAAGCACCAGGGTAGGCCAGTAGATGAGCTCAGTGCTGTCCTGATGAAAACCCTTGTTATTCCCAAATGGCTAAAGTGACTCCCACTCATACACTGTGTGTCCTTGCCATGGTTGGATTATTTCATAACTGGTGTTGAGGTGAAAGCTGAGTTCACATTTGTTAACATGCAAATAAGGACATATTATTTGCAACTTTTTCCTTGTTTAACTTTTCCATAATTTGTGTTCACCAACTGTAGTTGTTAGatagtaaaatttaaaactccaatATGTAGAACAAACAGTGAATGTCCACAAGCTATTTCATGGAGCTGGGTCATAGCTACGGTCTACAGTGCTATGGacttattattacttttttaatgccAGATGTACATAGGAAGAATTCAAGCTTTTCCTATCAAAAGCATCCAGAAAAGACAGACAATTCTCTCCAAAAGCTGGTTGCTGATAATTAATACttatatataactttatttatttagaagctcataaacacacacacacacacacacacacacacacacacatacacacacaaatacatatgcaTCTCGTGGACGGGATTACTGTTCTataatttccaaaatgtaaaGTCAGTGTCCAGAGATCATCCTGGTTCAAATCCCCCCTGTAGGCTTTTTCAACCCCTTATTAATAGCTATCAAATATATCTTTCATGCTTAGGACTTTGAGAAAGTCTCTCTTTTGAGtctatttaatatgtattaatatttagTTAAAACATTCAAAGATTTTGTAAATAGTTTTGGGCATTTCGAAAGAACACATGTTTTCCATTGCCAATTCCAGATTTTTTTCGTATAtgaatagtcatttttattttttaagattaacaGCTGTTAAAATCAACCACTACCctggatttcattcattttcagtttttgtagtaattgtttttaattttttttaatgtttatttatttttgagagagtgagacagacacaaagtgtgagcgagggagggacagagagagggagacacagaattgaaagcaggctccaggttctgagctatgaacacagagcccgacgtggggctcaaacccacgaaccaccagatcatgacctgagctgaagtcagacacttaaccgactgagccacccaggtgccccaatagtagTAATGGTTTTTAGCAGAAGATCTTGAGCTGGACTGCCAGGATGAGAAACCCAGATTGCCTGCTTCATGTATCTTTGATCTTGGACACTGCTTTAAAACCACTCTCTGCCTCCGTATGATCACCAGTAAGATGTGGACAATAATGATACCCTCTCCCTGCAGTCTTTGTGAAGAGTTTATCTACTACCTGCCATCCTGCCTGTCTGGTACAGAAAGGGCAGGGAAGGTTGTTACTTAGTCCTCTGATCCCGTGTTATTTGATACTTTAAAGCTAACCTGTGGTAACTTCCATTTAGGAGTAGAATGTAGCCGATTGGAAAAGGCAAGATGTCCTCCTCTAATAAGCAGGATAAGGAGAATAAATtgccaaaattatattttaaattcatccCAAATCTGTGCGAGAAGAGAAGACCACCCAAACTGAGATCTGGGATGCAGAGTCTTTTCAGGTGAAGAGATGATCTATATATTcagtgaaatccctatcaaatCCTAGCAGGCTCTATTCCCAGAAAGTGAAAGACTatgtctaaaatgtatatggaaatgcaaagtgcCCAGAATAgctgaaaggatttttttaaatgttttatttatttatttttgagagagagagacagagtatgagcaggggaggggcagagagagagggagacacagaatccgaaacaggctccaagctctgagctgtcagcacagagcccgatgcagggctcgaatttatGATTCacgagtttatgacctgagccaaagtcagatgcttaactgactgaaccacccaggcgtcccttagccaaaaggatttttttaaaaagaacaaatttggaggattTCAGTTCCTGGTATCGAAGCTTGCTACTAGCATGTATTAATCAAGATGGTGTAATATTCACATGCAGATAGACATATATATCAATGAAACACAACTGAGAGTCCGGACTAATATTGACATTCTTGGTCAATGTGTTACCAGACCCAAGTTCGGCTGCCAGTCGCTTGGAAGGCCATCACTCAGGAGGAGAGTTTTTGACGAGAAAGGAACATGGGCTTTAGTCAGAAGGCCGGCaacctggggagaaggcagactctTGTCCAAAAACCAACTCGGAGGTTTCCTGCCTGAcccaggggttttttttgttaacaGGTTTAGGGTAGTTAACCAGCAAAAGGAGTGCAGCGGCCTGCAACATTTCTTGATTACACGCAGACTTGATGATGCCAGCTCCAAATGTTATCTCAGTGCTCAGGGGTTGTGCAAGGGGGTCCGGTTGCTGTTTGTTGATGTGCAGGAGTACTCTGTTCTTTCCTCAAAGGAGGGCAAGGTCTACAGATACACAAAGGGAGGTCAGTAAAATCATCAGCATGATCTAAACGAAGAAAAGCATTTTGCTAAAACCTTGCTAAGCTAGTCAGAAAGCCGAGGCAGCTTTAAACAGACTTGCTGGCTGCTGTGGCCTGGGAAAGTTCGGGTCCTTCACTCCTCAAGGCCAGTGGTCTGCaaatctcaaaaaaagtaaatgagttCTTTTACAGATCAAGGGCCTTAAGTCAGTAAGTAAGAAGGGTGTTAACATGGAACAAGTTAACCCTTAAGACTGGCTGCGGGGCTGTTGCATTAATTTGCAATCGAGGGGAGAAATTATCTTTCTTTCGTTTTCAACAAATGAAGTTGGGACAATTAGAGGCCCACACTGATAGAGATACATTTGGGCCCTGATCTTCGTATCataacaaaattaactcaaaattgatcgtAGAAGCTGAATGTAAGGGGAACCactataaacattagaaaaaaaaacataaaaggttGGTAAACTTGAATTAGGCAGACTTCTTAGAcccaacaccaaaagcatgattcataaaattaataaactagtAAATTGAATTgcatcaaaattgaaaacttttgctCCCCACGAGGTTCACACCCTGTATAAC
The genomic region above belongs to Prionailurus bengalensis isolate Pbe53 chromosome B4, Fcat_Pben_1.1_paternal_pri, whole genome shotgun sequence and contains:
- the LOC122473281 gene encoding taste receptor type 2 member 20-like; amino-acid sequence: MVTALPSIFSIVVIIEFLLGNFANGFIALVNFLDWTKRQKISSVDHILAALAVSRIGLLWVILINWYATLFNPDFYSLEVRIIFQIAWTVSNHFSIWLATSLSIFYLFKIANFSSLIFRRLKWRVKSVVLVILLGSLFFLVCHVVVVSVHEKMQTEVYEGNGTRKTKLRDILQLSNMTIFTLANFIPFGMSLMSFVLLIFSLWRHLKRMQLCDKGSQDPSTKVHIRAMQTVVSFLLFFAGYFFTLTITIWSSNWPQNEFGFLLCQVIGILYPSIHSLMLIRGNKKLRQAFLSFLWQLKC